Proteins encoded together in one Pseudomonas arsenicoxydans window:
- a CDS encoding MerR family transcriptional regulator: MYIGQAAQRSGTTIKSIRHYESIGLLPAAQRQGKYRVYDQPSIDLLIFIKCAQQLGFRLKELQAIFAGHQGQAMPWSLARQAIDAKKREISARIATLTLQHEQLVEFEANLEQARADCPLESL, translated from the coding sequence ATGTACATCGGCCAAGCCGCTCAACGATCCGGAACGACGATCAAGAGCATCCGCCATTACGAGTCGATCGGCCTGCTGCCTGCCGCTCAGCGGCAAGGCAAATACCGCGTCTATGACCAGCCAAGCATCGACCTGCTGATTTTCATCAAGTGCGCTCAACAACTGGGTTTCCGGCTCAAGGAGTTGCAGGCGATTTTTGCCGGGCATCAGGGACAGGCAATGCCATGGTCATTGGCGCGGCAGGCCATCGATGCCAAGAAGCGCGAAATCAGCGCGCGGATCGCCACGCTTACCCTCCAACACGAGCAATTGGTCGAGTTCGAAGCCAACCTCGAACAGGCCAGGGCCGACTGCCCATTGGAAAGTCTTTGA
- a CDS encoding cupin domain-containing protein, giving the protein MTAPITVLRDTHPLPVLDACKWEKLEGDPHTVNLNAYTSEDGSKIMGTWICTPGKWYVEYVKWEYCDFREGYCIITPEGKEPIHLRAGDIFVIEPGMKGTWEVVETVRKYFVFA; this is encoded by the coding sequence ATGACCGCACCGATTACCGTCCTTCGCGATACCCACCCACTGCCGGTGCTCGACGCCTGCAAATGGGAAAAACTCGAAGGCGACCCGCACACCGTCAACCTCAATGCCTACACCAGCGAAGACGGCAGCAAGATCATGGGCACCTGGATCTGCACGCCGGGCAAGTGGTACGTGGAATACGTGAAGTGGGAATACTGCGATTTCCGCGAAGGTTATTGCATCATCACCCCGGAAGGGAAAGAGCCGATCCACCTGCGTGCCGGCGATATTTTTGTCATCGAGCCGGGGATGAAAGGCACCTGGGAAGTGGTTGAAACCGTACGCAAGTATTTCGTGTTTGCCTGA
- the mmsB gene encoding 3-hydroxyisobutyrate dehydrogenase: MKIAFIGLGNMGAPMARNLIKAGHSLRLVDLNKTVLAELEQLGGSISASAREAAQDAEMVITMLPAAVHVRSVWLGEDGVLAGIGKGVPAVDCSTIDPQTARDVAAAAAKQGVAMADAPVSGGTGGAAAGTLTFMVGATPELFATLQPVLAQMGRNIVHCGEVGTGQIAKICNNLLLAISMVGVSEAMALGDALGIDTTVLAGIINSSTGRCWSSEMYNPWPGIVETAPASRGYTGGFGAELMLKDLGLATEAARQAHQPVMLGAVAQQMYQAMSQRGEGGKDFSAIINSYRKPQ, translated from the coding sequence ATGAAAATCGCTTTTATCGGTCTCGGCAACATGGGCGCCCCGATGGCGCGCAACCTGATCAAGGCTGGCCACTCGCTGCGGTTGGTCGATCTGAACAAGACCGTTCTGGCTGAGCTGGAGCAACTGGGCGGCAGCATCAGCGCGTCGGCGCGTGAAGCGGCTCAAGACGCAGAAATGGTGATCACCATGCTACCTGCCGCTGTGCATGTGCGCAGCGTGTGGCTGGGTGAGGACGGCGTGCTCGCCGGTATCGGCAAAGGTGTGCCTGCAGTGGATTGCAGCACCATCGATCCGCAAACCGCGCGCGATGTCGCCGCGGCTGCCGCCAAGCAAGGCGTGGCCATGGCCGATGCGCCGGTGTCTGGCGGGACGGGCGGTGCGGCGGCCGGCACACTGACCTTCATGGTCGGCGCCACGCCTGAACTGTTCGCCACCCTGCAACCAGTGCTGGCGCAAATGGGCCGTAACATTGTTCATTGCGGCGAAGTCGGCACCGGGCAAATCGCCAAGATCTGCAACAACCTGCTGCTGGCGATTTCCATGGTCGGCGTCAGTGAAGCCATGGCGCTGGGCGATGCACTGGGGATCGACACCACGGTGCTGGCCGGGATCATCAACAGTTCCACCGGGCGTTGCTGGAGTTCGGAAATGTATAACCCATGGCCGGGCATCGTCGAAACGGCGCCGGCGTCGCGCGGTTATACCGGCGGCTTTGGTGCAGAACTGATGCTCAAGGATCTGGGACTGGCCACGGAAGCGGCACGTCAGGCGCACCAACCGGTGATGCTCGGCGCGGTGGCCCAGCAGATGTATCAGGCGATGAGCCAGCGTGGAGAGGGAGGTAAAGACTTCTCGGCGATCATCAACAGCTATCGCAAACCCCAATAA